A window of Roseobacter fucihabitans genomic DNA:
AACCTGACGGTCGGCTTCCGACTGAGCTGGGTCGAAGGCCTGTTTGAGTGGATATTTCTGATTCCGATGATTTTGCTGGGCTTCAACCCGTTTCAAGCGATCATCTGCCTCGTTTTCGTGGCCCAGTATCAACACTGGATTCATACTGAGCGGGTCCGCAAACTGGGTTGGCTCGACGAAGTGTTCAACACACCGTCCGTCCACCGTGTTCACCATGGATCAAACCACAAATACCTAGATAAGAATTTTGGCGGCGTTCTGATCATTTGGGACAAGCTATTTGGCACGTTCCAACGCGAAGACGGTGCGGTCACCTACGGCCTGACTGAAAACATCGAAACCAACAATCCGGTTACTATCAATTTCATCGAATACCGCAATATCCTGCGCGACATGCGCAGATGCCAGACGTGGCGTGACAAGCTATGGATCTGCTTCGGGCGGCTGTCATGGCGTCCAGAGTACTTTAGGTCTGACAAAGGTTGACGGCTGGGCTTTCCTTTGAACCTTTTAAACTCATTTGTGGAACGCCAAGTTGAAAGCAGTCATCGGCGTAGACGCTGCGAACTGGTACTTCTCTAATCGAGCGTTTGGGTCAAGTTTAAATCATCGTGTTATTTCCTCGGTTACGGGGATTGTTGTCACTCATCCGGGTCACGCTTCTCTTCGCAGTCATTATTGGTCCGGTTCGGTTGGACCGCTGCATGCATGTGTCGGATCGGTTATGGAGCACCCAGCTTAGTCTCGCGCTTCAAGTGGCGCAGCACCATTTTTCGGCGTCTTCCACAGACCTCGTCCGGTAGAGGGACGATCCCATCATTAATCGTTAGAGATTTTTGTCAGTTCATGTGGCGAC
This region includes:
- a CDS encoding sterol desaturase family protein, which encodes MTVETLTDLFETSFLLIIVGTIFLINLALTTGEVILDLATEKERRWKDSASNCVIFIVGQVLDGTIFASIGFIGLLPFYWLVPWEIPMLWWTWILAFLAADFTYYWLHRIEHERRILWASHSVHHSSEDYNLTVGFRLSWVEGLFEWIFLIPMILLGFNPFQAIICLVFVAQYQHWIHTERVRKLGWLDEVFNTPSVHRVHHGSNHKYLDKNFGGVLIIWDKLFGTFQREDGAVTYGLTENIETNNPVTINFIEYRNILRDMRRCQTWRDKLWICFGRLSWRPEYFRSDKG